The following proteins are co-located in the Trichormus variabilis 0441 genome:
- the nusB gene encoding transcription antitermination factor NusB, giving the protein MQDRKPQQIARELALLSLSQLPLNPKKLTEEHLPKLVLATVRTLRAEVQDTLDNAAAELQRSNDRLLTSQTRASDLNTARNMLQEAISHTQTAINQLGASVEFPELIQLANQDKEVGRYAIKLVKIINEERGMIDEQITSALVDWQVTRLAQIDRDILRIAVAEMMFLNLPNSVAINEAVELAKRYSGDEGHRFINGVLRRVSDQKKALSV; this is encoded by the coding sequence ATGCAAGACCGTAAACCCCAGCAAATCGCTCGTGAACTGGCACTTTTAAGTCTGAGTCAGTTACCACTAAACCCCAAAAAATTAACCGAAGAACACCTGCCGAAGCTAGTATTGGCTACAGTACGTACCTTGAGAGCAGAAGTACAAGATACCTTGGATAATGCGGCCGCTGAATTGCAACGTAGTAACGATCGCCTGCTAACGAGTCAAACACGGGCTTCAGACTTAAACACTGCCCGTAATATGCTGCAAGAAGCAATTTCCCATACACAAACAGCCATCAATCAGCTAGGTGCATCTGTTGAGTTTCCTGAATTAATTCAGCTGGCAAATCAAGATAAGGAAGTAGGCAGATATGCCATCAAACTTGTCAAAATCATCAATGAAGAACGCGGCATGATTGATGAACAAATTACCTCAGCCCTAGTTGATTGGCAAGTTACACGCCTAGCACAAATTGACCGTGATATTCTTCGCATTGCCGTAGCAGAAATGATGTTCTTGAATCTGCCCAACAGCGTCGCCATCAACGAAGCTGTAGAGTTAGCTAAACGTTACAGTGGCGATGAAGGTCATCGTTTCATTAACGGTGTACTACGCCGAGTCTCAGACCAAAAAAAGGCGCTGAGTGTTTAG